In a single window of the Archocentrus centrarchus isolate MPI-CPG fArcCen1 unplaced genomic scaffold, fArcCen1 scaffold_42_ctg1, whole genome shotgun sequence genome:
- the LOC115777075 gene encoding E3 ubiquitin-protein ligase TRIM21-like: MSAASNLRSEDQFLCSICLDVFTHPVSTPCGHNFCKTCITQHWDINQRSQCPMCKETFSTRPQLHVNTFISEMVAQFRREAQQKASSSSSEQQAAKPGEVPCDICTGTKLKALKSCLVCLTSYCQTHLEPHLTTKGLKRHQLVEPEENLEGRMCTKHDKPLELFCKTDQTCVCMLCSVLDHKNHEFVPLREEYEGKKAELGKTEAEIQQMIQKRRLKIQEIKESVKMSKDAADREEAEGVQVFTALMESVERGLKELMKEVKDKQEATEKQAEGLIKDLEQEVSELMKRSSEVEQLSRSEDHLHLLQSFSSLKAAPPTKDWTEVSIHPPSYEGTVVRAVAQLEDTLRKDMKKLFEAELRRVQQYAVDVTLDPDTAHPKLILSDDGKQVHCGDVKKELPDNPERFSQCVNVLGKQSFSSGRFYFEVQVKGKTDWTLGVARESINRKGKITLRPQNGFWTVALRNGNEYSACAGPSVSLCLQPGPEKVGVFVDYEEGLVSFYDVDAAALIYSFTGCSFTHKLHPYFSPCPNDDGKNSAPLIICPVNQTESISD, encoded by the coding sequence GTGGACACAACTTCTGCAAGACCTGCATCACTCAGCACTGGGACATCAATCAGAGGTCTCAGTGTCCCATGTGCAAAGAGACTTTCTCCACTAGACCTCAGCTTCATGTCAACACCTTCATCTCTGAGATGGTTGCTCAGTTCAGACGTGAAGCTCAGCagaaagccagcagcagcagctcagagcaacAAGCTGCCAAACCAGGAGAAGTTCCCTGTGACATCTGCACTGGAACCAAACTGAAGGCCCTgaagtcctgcctggtgtgtctgACCTCCTACTGTCAGACTCACCTGGAGCCTCATCTGACCACGAAAGGTCTGAAAAGACATCAGCTGGTGGAGCCTGAGGAGAACCTGGAAGGAAGGATGTGCACGAAGCACGATAAACCTCTGGAGCTGTTCTGTAAGACCGACCAGACATGTGTCTGCAtgctctgctctgttttagACCACAAGAACCATGAGTTTGTTCCTCtgagagaagaatatgaaggaAAGAAGGCAGAGCTGGGGAAGACAGAGGCTGAAATTCAGCAGATGATCCAGAAGAGACGACTGAAGATTCAGGAGATCAAAGAGTCAGTGAAGATGAGCAAagatgctgcagacagagaggaagcagaaggtGTTCAGGTCTTCACTGCTCTGATGGAGTCTGTTGAGAGAGGCCTGAAGGAGCTCATGAAGGaggtcaaagacaaacaggaagcaacagAGAAACAGGCTGAAGGTCTCATCAAAGATCTGGAACAGGAAGTCTCTGAGCTGATGAAGAGAAGCTCTGaggtggagcagctctcacGCTCTGaagaccacctccacctcctccaaagcTTCTCCTCCCTCAAAGCTGCTCCACCCACCAAGGACTGGACAGAGGTCAGCATCCATCCACCATCATATGAGGGGACTGTGGTGAGAGCTGTGGCTCAGctggaggacacactcaggaaagacATGAAGAAGCTGTTTGAGGCTGAGCTGAGGAGGGTCCAGCAGTATGCAGTGGATGTGACTCTTGATCCTGATACAGCACATCCTAAACTCATCCTGTCTGATGATGGAAAACAAGTACACTGTGGTGATGTGAAGAAGGAACTTCCAGACAACCCAGAGAGATTTTCTCAGTGTGTTAATGTTTTAGGAAAGCAGAGTTTCTCTTCAGGCAGATTTTACTTTGAGGTTCAGGTTAAAGGAAAGACTGACTGGACTTTAGGAGTGGCCAGAGAGTCCATCAACAGGAAGGGAAAAATCACACTGAGACCTCAGAATGGATTCTGGACTGTAGCACTGAGAAATGGAAATGAGTACAGTGCTTGTGCTGGTCCTTCAGTCAGTCTCTGTCTTCAGCCTGGTCCTGAGAAGGTGGGGGTGTTTGTGGATTATGAGGAGGGTCTGGTCTCCTTCTATGATGtagatgctgcagctctgatctaCTCCTTTACTGGCTGCTCCTTCACTCACAAACTCCACCCATACTTCAGTCCCTGTCCTAATGATGATGGTAAAAACTCTGCTCCTCTGATCATCTGTCCTGTCAATCAAACTGAGTCGATCAGCGACTGA